A genomic segment from Methanofollis fontis encodes:
- a CDS encoding 50S ribosomal protein L1 produces MVEKEQILKAVQTALEAAPERKFQESVDITINLKNIDMAQPKNRIDETILLPNGLGSDVKVAVLGRGEITTQAREAGVDLIISPEEIERLGGEPREARKIANEYRFFLAETSVMGQVGRWLGPRLGPRGRMPMPIPTGTDVRPIVERLRSSVKIRSKDKKVFHARVGTTQMPPEQISENIDAVMKRIEGVLEQGSQNVRSVYVKTTMGPAVRVI; encoded by the coding sequence ATGGTTGAGAAAGAACAGATACTGAAGGCTGTGCAGACGGCCCTTGAGGCTGCGCCTGAACGGAAGTTTCAGGAGAGCGTTGACATCACGATCAACCTCAAGAATATCGACATGGCGCAGCCCAAAAACCGTATTGATGAGACTATCCTTCTCCCGAACGGTCTGGGATCGGACGTGAAGGTTGCGGTTCTCGGCAGGGGCGAGATCACGACGCAGGCCCGCGAGGCCGGTGTCGACCTGATCATCAGCCCTGAGGAGATCGAACGCCTCGGCGGCGAACCCCGTGAGGCACGGAAGATCGCCAACGAATACCGCTTCTTCCTTGCCGAAACCTCGGTGATGGGACAGGTGGGCCGCTGGCTCGGTCCGCGTCTCGGTCCGAGGGGCAGGATGCCGATGCCGATTCCGACCGGAACGGACGTGCGCCCGATTGTCGAGCGTCTCCGCTCCTCGGTGAAGATCCGGTCCAAGGACAAGAAGGTGTTCCATGCCCGCGTCGGCACCACGCAGATGCCGCCCGAGCAGATCTCGGAGAACATCGACGCCGTCATGAAGAGGATCGAGGGCGTGCTCGAGCAGGGATCGCAGAACGTCCGCTCGGTGTATGTGAAGACCACGATGGGTCCGGCAGTGAGGGTGATCTGA
- a CDS encoding 50S ribosomal protein L10, with protein sequence MALYTQHLPEWKKKQVEEIAACFDQYAVAGLIDMYGIPATQLQQIRQNLRGVAYLKMARKTLTRRAFDEMGGEVAGMSEHISGQSALIFTNENPFKLFKLLEQTKTKMAAKAGEAAPEDIVVAKGPTSFKPGPIVGELQQAGIPAMIEGGKVKIRETKTVVKKGDVINAKQADVLAKLDIKPMDVGLILKAAFQNGTIFAPETLAIDESVYLGQITLAAQQAFNLSLNAAIPTPATMGPILGKAFVEARNLAVEACVYEKDVADLIVARAYRQMVALAMAAAEGGFELDESIARAVAAAAAVPAQAPSAEESAAPEEEETEEEEKEDEEGGMAGLGALFG encoded by the coding sequence ATGGCACTCTATACGCAGCACCTCCCTGAGTGGAAGAAGAAGCAGGTCGAGGAAATCGCCGCATGTTTTGACCAGTACGCCGTTGCAGGCCTGATCGACATGTACGGTATTCCGGCGACCCAGCTCCAGCAGATCCGGCAGAACCTGCGCGGTGTCGCCTACCTGAAGATGGCCCGCAAGACCCTGACCCGTCGTGCATTCGACGAGATGGGTGGCGAGGTCGCCGGTATGAGCGAGCACATCTCCGGGCAGAGTGCGCTCATCTTCACAAACGAGAACCCGTTCAAGCTGTTCAAGCTCCTTGAGCAGACCAAGACGAAGATGGCCGCAAAGGCCGGCGAAGCCGCGCCTGAGGACATCGTCGTCGCCAAGGGGCCGACGAGCTTCAAGCCGGGTCCGATTGTCGGCGAACTCCAGCAGGCCGGCATCCCGGCGATGATCGAGGGTGGCAAGGTCAAGATCCGCGAGACGAAGACGGTCGTCAAGAAGGGCGATGTCATCAACGCCAAGCAGGCCGACGTGCTTGCAAAGCTTGACATTAAACCGATGGATGTCGGTCTTATCCTGAAGGCGGCATTCCAGAACGGCACGATCTTCGCTCCGGAAACCCTGGCTATCGACGAGAGCGTCTACCTTGGACAGATCACGCTGGCCGCACAGCAGGCATTCAACCTCTCGTTGAACGCGGCGATCCCGACCCCGGCGACGATGGGCCCGATCCTTGGCAAGGCGTTTGTCGAGGCGAGAAACCTGGCCGTCGAGGCGTGTGTCTATGAGAAGGATGTTGCAGATCTGATCGTTGCACGGGCATACCGCCAGATGGTTGCCCTTGCGATGGCAGCCGCCGAGGGCGGATTCGAACTCGATGAGTCGATCGCCCGGGCCGTCGCTGCAGCCGCAGCCGTACCTGCGCAAGCGCCATCAGCAGAGGAATCTGCTGCTCCGGAAGAGGAAGAGACTGAAGAAGAGGAGAAGGAGGATGAAGAGGGAGGCATGGCCGGTCTCGGTGCCCTCTTCGGCTGA